A window from Camelus dromedarius isolate mCamDro1 chromosome 9, mCamDro1.pat, whole genome shotgun sequence encodes these proteins:
- the ZNF444 gene encoding zinc finger protein 444, with amino-acid sequence MEAPAVQPVKQEGLAAEGLRLDSPWHRFRHFHLGDAPGPREALGLLRALCRDWLRPEVHTKEQMLELLVLEQFLSALPADIQAWVCSRRPQSGEEAVVLLEELWGPATRAPRDATSDGSRVGVAKEECETAPLGDSAPGADEAATGDAQAARAYKQEPGSPPPAPPTPPAPGPPAFLPAPGSVSCPECGKASLKPAHLLRHRQSHSGEKPHACPECGKAFRRKEHLRRHRGTHPGGPGPALRPLPAREKPHACCECGKTFYWREHLVRHRKTHSGARPFACWECGKGFGRREHVLRHQRIHGRAAGGGGGGAGGAAAPGAEGGGPFPPWPLG; translated from the exons ATGGAGGCCCCGGCCGTGCAGCCCGTGAAGCAGGAGGGCCTGGCCGCCGAGGGCCTGCGCCTGGACTCGCCATGGCACCGCTTCCGCCACTTCCACCTGGGCGACGCACCCGGGCCGCGCGAGGCGCTGGGCCTGCTGCGCGCCCTGTGCCGGGACTGGCTGCGGCCCGAGGTGCACACCAAGGAGCAGATGCTGGAGTTGCTGGTGCTGGAGCAGTTCCTGAGCGCCCTGCCCGCCGACATCCAGGCCTGGGTGTGCAGCCGGCGGCCCCAGAGCGGGGAGGAGGCCGTGGTCCTGCTGGAGGAGCTCTGG GGACCAGCGACGAGGGCCCCTCGGGATGCGACCTCTGATGGCTCCAGGGTCGGCGTGGCAAAGGAAGAATGTGAGACGGCGCCCCTAG GAGACTCGGCCCCCGGGGCTGACGAAGCGGCGACGGGGGACGCCCAGGCGGCGCGCGCCTACAAGCAGGAGCCGGGCAGccccccgccggccccgccgacCCCGCCGGCGCCCGGCCCGCCCGCCTTCCTGCCGGCCCCGGGCTCCGTGTCCTGCCCGGAGTGCGGCAAGGCCTCGCTGAAGCCGGCCCACCTGCTGCGCCACCGGCAGAGCCACTCGGGCGAGAAGCCGCACGCCTGCCCCGAGTGTGGCAAGGCCTTCCGGCGCAAGGAGCACCTGCGGCGCCACCGCGGCACGCACCCCGGCGGCCCCGGGCCGGCCCTGCGCCCGCTGCCCGCGCGCGAGAAGCCGCACGCCTGCTGCGAGTGCGGCAAGACCTTCTACTGGCGCGAGCACCTGGTGCGCCACCGCAAGACGCACTCGGGGGCGCGGCCGTTCGCCTGCTGGGAGTGCGGCAAGGGCTTCGGGCGCCGCGAGCACGTGCTGCGCCACCAGCGCATCCACGGGCGcgcggccggcggcggcggcggcggcgcgggcggggcggcggcgcCGGGCGCAGAGGGCGGGGGCCCTTTTCCGCCCTGGCCGCTGGGGTAG